Proteins from a single region of Chryseobacterium sp. W4I1:
- the dapB gene encoding 4-hydroxy-tetrahydrodipicolinate reductase yields MRIALVGYGKMGKIIDEIAQKRGHEIVARLKETPTTENLNNPDVAIEFSLPEVAYDNIKACLENKVPVICGTTGWLDKKYEIETIAVDNDTAFLYGSNFSLGVNLFFALNEKVAEIMKNVDEYSCQLEEIHHIHKKDAPSGTAISIAEGIIKNNPKFNAWKLEETQGQELGIFAIREDEVPGTHSVYYKSEVDEIEIKHTAFNRDGFALGAVVAAEWIKDKKGNFTMNDVLGL; encoded by the coding sequence ATGAGAATAGCATTAGTTGGATACGGAAAAATGGGGAAGATCATAGATGAGATCGCACAGAAAAGAGGTCACGAGATCGTGGCACGTCTCAAAGAAACTCCAACAACCGAAAATCTGAATAATCCGGACGTTGCTATTGAATTTTCACTGCCGGAAGTCGCTTACGACAATATTAAAGCCTGTCTTGAAAATAAAGTTCCGGTCATCTGTGGTACAACAGGCTGGCTGGATAAAAAATATGAAATTGAAACAATTGCTGTAGATAATGATACAGCCTTCTTATACGGTTCAAATTTCAGTTTAGGCGTCAATTTATTCTTTGCTCTTAACGAAAAAGTAGCCGAGATCATGAAAAATGTGGATGAATACTCATGCCAGCTTGAAGAAATTCACCATATCCATAAAAAAGATGCACCCAGCGGAACCGCTATTTCTATCGCCGAAGGAATCATTAAAAATAATCCTAAATTTAATGCGTGGAAACTGGAGGAAACCCAGGGCCAGGAACTCGGTATTTTTGCTATACGTGAAGACGAAGTTCCAGGTACCCACAGCGTTTATTACAAAAGTGAAGTCGACGAAATTGAAATAAAACACACTGCTTTCAACAGAGACGGCTTTGCACTTGGAGCAGTAGTGGCTGCAGAATGGATCAAAGACAAAAAAGGAAACTTTACCATGAACGATGTTTTAGGACTTTAG
- a CDS encoding nucleotidyltransferase domain-containing protein — translation MATSLNYYLKQLSSNYYLKNDSEELKRINSSIENLFKNLDKDLEYLMKKRFIFGSFDRDTILPRKYDSNSDIDIMVVFNHTEYERTPETYRNWLKHFADKYYKDRYGSEVIKTFPTVTLKLNNIKYDLVPAKEEITFYSSQLYIPGEYGWVSTNPNDVKDNLINVNKKYDYIVRPIIRLLKAWNSKVGNPLSSYDLELQITQMNFFNDDIEKGFFWAGRRLNIPYGAAKWKKDELNKLSSIISQIETYLENDNSLQAIIEIHKILPYS, via the coding sequence ATGGCAACATCTTTAAATTATTATTTAAAACAATTATCATCTAATTATTACTTAAAAAATGATTCAGAAGAGTTAAAAAGAATCAATAGTTCAATTGAAAATCTTTTTAAGAACCTTGATAAAGATTTAGAATATCTGATGAAAAAACGCTTTATTTTCGGTTCTTTTGATAGAGATACTATCTTACCTAGAAAATATGATTCAAATTCAGATATTGATATAATGGTTGTTTTTAATCATACAGAATATGAGAGAACACCAGAAACATATAGAAATTGGTTAAAACATTTTGCTGATAAATATTATAAAGACAGATATGGTTCAGAAGTAATAAAAACGTTTCCGACTGTAACATTAAAGTTGAATAATATAAAATATGATTTGGTTCCAGCAAAAGAAGAAATAACATTTTACTCATCACAATTATATATTCCAGGAGAATATGGTTGGGTTTCTACAAATCCAAACGATGTGAAAGATAATTTAATAAATGTCAACAAAAAGTATGATTATATAGTAAGACCTATTATTAGATTATTAAAAGCTTGGAATAGTAAAGTAGGAAATCCATTAAGTTCATATGATTTAGAATTACAAATAACTCAAATGAATTTTTTTAATGATGATATAGAAAAGGGGTTTTTTTGGGCTGGAAGAAGATTAAACATCCCTTATGGAGCAGCAAAATGGAAAAAAGATGAACTTAATAAATTATCATCAATAATATCTCAAATTGAAACTTATTTAGAAAACGATAATTCTTTGCAAGCAATAATTGAAATACATAAAATTTTACCATATTCTTAA
- a CDS encoding glycosyltransferase family 2 protein — translation MRFLIIIPAHNEEENLPFTLDSLQQQSFKDFKTVVVNDGSTDRTAEVIRKYTDRDSRFQTVDLQKSAHQPGSKVVNAFKNGLKIQDIDEFDIICKFDADIILPENYLETVESAFKNNPEFGLVGGLLYVEKESNWVYEGNSNKHHVRGPMKAYRKECFLQIGGLRETLGWDNIDSILLEDLGWKEIVLPELQVKLIKVKGADYTIRPADYYGRYFYFLGLNRFLAYIASSKEAAKIKSVSFFFNIIKAYETCRSEKLELKISKDEQKSINNKRWEMLKKKWLKM, via the coding sequence TTGAGGTTCTTAATCATCATTCCTGCCCATAACGAAGAGGAAAATCTTCCATTCACACTGGATTCTTTACAGCAGCAGAGCTTCAAAGATTTCAAGACTGTAGTTGTTAATGACGGTTCCACAGACAGAACTGCAGAAGTGATCAGGAAATATACAGATCGTGATTCACGTTTTCAAACAGTAGATCTTCAGAAATCTGCCCATCAGCCGGGTTCTAAAGTGGTGAATGCATTCAAAAACGGATTGAAAATCCAGGATATTGATGAATTTGATATCATCTGTAAATTTGATGCTGATATTATTCTTCCTGAAAACTATTTGGAAACAGTGGAAAGTGCTTTTAAAAATAACCCTGAATTTGGACTTGTTGGCGGATTGCTGTATGTAGAAAAGGAGAGCAACTGGGTGTATGAAGGGAATTCAAATAAACATCACGTGAGAGGCCCTATGAAAGCTTATCGCAAAGAATGTTTTCTGCAGATAGGAGGTTTAAGAGAAACATTGGGTTGGGATAATATTGATTCTATATTGCTGGAAGATTTAGGATGGAAAGAAATTGTCCTTCCTGAACTCCAGGTAAAGCTGATCAAAGTGAAAGGTGCCGATTATACCATCAGGCCGGCAGATTATTACGGCAGGTATTTTTACTTTTTAGGATTGAACAGGTTTCTAGCTTATATTGCCTCTTCAAAAGAAGCTGCAAAAATCAAGTCTGTGTCTTTTTTCTTCAACATTATCAAAGCTTACGAGACTTGTAGATCAGAAAAGCTTGAACTCAAGATTTCAAAAGACGAACAGAAATCGATCAATAACAAACGTTGGGAAATGCTGAAGAAGAAGTGGCTGAAAATGTAA
- a CDS encoding ParA family protein, with protein MAKIIGIANQKGGVGKTTTAVNLAAALGVLEKKILIIDADPQANATSGLGVEDVQYSTYNLLEHSAETRSCIKRTASPNLDIIPSHIDLVAAEIELVDKENREYMLKKALAEVRDDYDYIIIDCAPSLGLITVNALTAADSVIIPIQCEYFALEGLGKLLNTVKNVQKIHNKDLGIEGLLLTMYDSRLRLSNQVVEEVNSHFPDMVFETIISRNVRLSEAPSFGESILNYDAESKGAIQYIQLAEEVLLKNENLVKN; from the coding sequence ATGGCAAAAATCATAGGTATCGCTAATCAAAAAGGAGGAGTTGGAAAAACAACCACAGCAGTAAATCTGGCGGCAGCATTAGGGGTATTGGAAAAAAAAATACTGATTATTGATGCTGATCCACAGGCAAATGCTACTTCCGGTCTTGGAGTGGAAGATGTTCAGTACTCAACGTATAATCTATTGGAGCACAGTGCAGAGACAAGATCTTGTATCAAAAGAACTGCTTCTCCCAATCTGGATATCATCCCTTCACATATTGATCTGGTAGCAGCGGAAATTGAGCTCGTGGATAAAGAAAACCGTGAGTATATGCTGAAGAAAGCATTGGCAGAGGTGAGAGATGATTATGATTATATTATTATTGACTGCGCACCCAGTTTAGGACTTATAACAGTGAATGCACTTACTGCGGCAGATTCTGTGATTATCCCGATTCAGTGTGAGTATTTTGCATTGGAAGGATTAGGCAAGCTTTTGAACACTGTGAAAAATGTACAGAAGATTCATAATAAAGATTTAGGGATTGAAGGTCTTCTTCTTACCATGTACGACAGCAGATTAAGATTGTCTAACCAGGTTGTGGAAGAAGTGAATTCTCATTTCCCCGACATGGTTTTTGAAACCATCATCAGCAGAAACGTCAGACTAAGTGAAGCTCCAAGTTTCGGAGAAAGTATTCTTAATTATGATGCAGAAAGTAAAGGAGCTATACAGTATATTCAGCTGGCAGAAGAAGTTCTGTTGAAAAACGAAAATTTAGTAAAAAATTAA
- a CDS encoding ParB/RepB/Spo0J family partition protein has protein sequence MKDKKRAMGRGLGAILSAESKASINSATDEGADKFVGNIVEVALEDIYPNPTQPRTYFDEKALNELALSIKNLGVIQPVTLRKDGEKFEIISGERRYRASKIAGLPTIPAYIRLVNDQELLEMALVENIQREDLDAIEIALTYQRLLDEIGLTQENLSQRVGKDRSTITNSIRLLRLNPDIQNAIRSGEISAGHGRAIISLENEEYQQILFDLIIKEKLNVRQAEQAATALKNPKSPAAKKVTTELNNNYKRAQKTIADILDVKVEIKTSGNGKKGKIVLDFKNEEELEYILSHIK, from the coding sequence ATGAAGGACAAAAAAAGAGCTATGGGACGAGGTTTAGGCGCTATTTTAAGTGCTGAATCCAAGGCGAGCATCAACTCCGCTACCGATGAGGGTGCAGATAAGTTTGTAGGGAATATCGTAGAGGTAGCCCTTGAAGATATCTATCCCAATCCTACCCAGCCGAGAACTTATTTTGACGAGAAAGCACTGAACGAGCTTGCCCTTTCCATCAAAAACTTAGGCGTGATCCAGCCGGTTACCTTAAGAAAAGATGGTGAGAAATTCGAGATCATATCAGGAGAAAGACGTTACCGTGCAAGTAAAATTGCCGGACTTCCTACCATTCCTGCTTATATCCGTTTAGTAAATGACCAGGAGCTTCTTGAGATGGCTCTTGTTGAAAATATTCAGAGAGAAGATCTTGATGCAATTGAAATCGCTCTTACCTACCAGAGGCTTTTGGATGAGATCGGCCTTACCCAGGAAAATCTGAGCCAAAGAGTAGGAAAAGATAGGAGTACTATTACCAATTCTATCAGATTACTAAGACTGAATCCTGATATTCAGAATGCCATCAGAAGCGGTGAAATCTCTGCAGGACACGGAAGGGCAATTATCAGCCTTGAGAATGAAGAGTATCAGCAAATCTTATTTGATCTGATTATCAAAGAAAAACTCAATGTACGCCAGGCTGAACAAGCGGCAACAGCATTGAAGAACCCTAAATCACCAGCAGCGAAAAAAGTAACTACTGAGCTCAATAACAACTATAAAAGAGCTCAAAAAACAATCGCTGATATTTTAGACGTAAAAGTAGAGATCAAAACTTCCGGAAACGGTAAAAAAGGTAAAATTGTCCTGGACTTCAAAAATGAAGAAGAGCTGGAATATATTTTATCCCATATTAAATAA
- a CDS encoding N-acetylmuramoyl-L-alanine amidase yields the protein MRKTLYIIGLSTFVFSCTSQQNVKKNTYKPKAPVSQAKPAVKTPVAETPKPKITNEHGVEFFTTNLADPAKNDNTASYGSIVSAKVPGYKVVKTYFPAIAQNFRQRYLILHYTALPDDKSITVLTQQGVSAHYLVNNTGDNEIYQLVDENKRSYHAGVSAWRNDKNLNDNSIGIEIVNAGYTADATGKRIFAPFSEDQVKKVAALAKDIATRYQIPATNVLAHSDIAPTRKQDPGPMFPWKKLYDEYQLGMWYDETTKQNFFAVAQEDVPIRYNDPSFIFLIQTALQKFGYYLDLSGKWDDATKKTIEAFQYHFRPQNYDGIMDAETWAVLQALNQKYPAK from the coding sequence ATGCGTAAGACATTATATATCATCGGATTAAGTACTTTTGTTTTTTCATGTACTTCCCAACAAAATGTAAAAAAAAATACATACAAGCCGAAAGCCCCGGTATCACAGGCCAAACCCGCAGTTAAAACTCCGGTTGCCGAAACTCCGAAACCAAAAATTACCAACGAACATGGAGTGGAGTTTTTTACAACCAATCTTGCTGATCCGGCAAAAAATGACAATACTGCAAGCTATGGATCTATTGTTTCTGCAAAAGTGCCGGGATATAAAGTCGTAAAGACTTATTTTCCAGCCATTGCACAGAACTTCAGACAGCGATATCTTATACTGCATTATACTGCACTTCCTGATGATAAATCCATTACGGTTCTTACCCAGCAGGGTGTAAGTGCACATTATCTGGTCAATAATACCGGAGATAATGAGATCTACCAGCTGGTGGACGAGAATAAACGTTCCTATCATGCCGGAGTAAGTGCCTGGAGAAATGATAAAAACCTTAATGATAACTCTATCGGTATTGAGATCGTTAATGCAGGATATACAGCAGATGCTACCGGAAAAAGAATATTTGCCCCTTTCAGTGAGGATCAGGTAAAAAAAGTGGCTGCGCTTGCTAAAGATATTGCAACCCGATATCAGATTCCGGCCACCAATGTTCTTGCCCATTCCGATATTGCACCTACAAGAAAGCAGGATCCGGGACCCATGTTTCCATGGAAAAAGCTCTATGATGAATACCAGCTTGGAATGTGGTATGATGAAACTACCAAGCAGAATTTCTTTGCTGTAGCACAGGAAGATGTCCCTATCAGGTATAATGATCCTTCCTTTATCTTCTTAATCCAGACTGCATTGCAGAAATTCGGATATTATCTGGATCTGAGCGGTAAATGGGATGATGCAACGAAAAAAACAATCGAGGCCTTTCAGTACCATTTCCGTCCACAGAATTATGACGGGATTATGGATGCTGAAACTTGGGCGGTCCTTCAGGCTTTAAATCAAAAATATCCAGCGAAATAA
- a CDS encoding lipopolysaccharide biosynthesis protein has product MSVVARQGFKYSIIGYIGFLLGTISAIFIFPYNFEFYGKLRYILPAAEMLVPAVVLGISYSNVKFFQRVERDGKNQNMLSLSLLTIFINFIIFTGIFFILPYIFPKFKHTEAWKLKEMILPLILILSLCAIFNKYTSNYKRIVVSNIFDNLFPKIANLGAFCLYAYFLLSQKIAFAFFFGIFALMLFGYIYYTNKLEKIQLDFNTDYFKKDKFWKEFFNYSFFGFLGTFGNYLAINSFMIGEFLGMEEVGIYSVLYALISLISIPQLGLFNISAPIINKTLADGDMEELDRFHKKTSLSLYFLGAVLFSCIMVGFPYLTQFMPKNGTMLREYEPVVWIWGSAVLIDLATGFNGNIISLSKYYRFNILIMLLLAGLTVGLNYYFIKNTDLKLIGIALSTAISLTTYNVIKIAFNYFVFKVSPLSIEMIFVSIICTLAITVAIVLPNFNNNLINLIYKPAVVLLLIYIGNYFTKVFPLEDYLNAKFIKSIFKFK; this is encoded by the coding sequence ATGAGTGTAGTAGCGAGACAAGGCTTCAAATATTCCATCATAGGTTATATTGGTTTTCTGCTGGGTACCATATCCGCCATTTTTATTTTTCCTTACAATTTTGAGTTTTATGGAAAGCTGCGCTATATTCTTCCTGCAGCAGAAATGCTGGTACCTGCAGTGGTACTGGGTATCTCCTACTCGAACGTAAAGTTTTTTCAGAGGGTAGAAAGGGATGGTAAAAACCAGAACATGCTGTCATTATCTCTGCTTACGATCTTTATTAATTTTATCATTTTTACAGGTATCTTTTTTATCCTTCCTTATATTTTTCCAAAATTCAAACACACGGAAGCATGGAAGCTGAAAGAAATGATTCTTCCACTGATCCTTATTCTTTCGCTCTGTGCCATTTTCAACAAGTATACATCTAATTACAAACGAATTGTAGTCTCTAATATTTTTGACAACCTTTTCCCTAAAATAGCTAATCTTGGAGCTTTTTGTCTCTATGCCTATTTTTTACTGTCCCAAAAAATTGCTTTTGCTTTCTTCTTCGGTATTTTTGCTTTAATGCTTTTCGGATATATTTATTATACTAATAAGCTTGAAAAGATTCAGCTGGATTTTAATACGGATTACTTTAAGAAAGATAAGTTCTGGAAAGAGTTTTTCAATTACAGTTTTTTTGGATTTTTGGGAACTTTTGGAAATTATTTAGCGATCAACAGTTTTATGATCGGTGAATTCCTGGGAATGGAGGAAGTAGGAATTTACTCTGTTCTTTATGCATTAATCTCATTGATTTCTATTCCTCAGCTTGGGCTGTTTAATATTTCTGCGCCGATCATCAATAAGACATTGGCTGACGGTGATATGGAGGAGCTGGACCGGTTTCACAAGAAGACTTCTTTATCTTTATATTTTCTGGGTGCTGTTCTTTTTTCATGTATCATGGTAGGATTTCCTTATCTGACGCAATTCATGCCTAAGAACGGAACTATGCTCCGGGAATATGAGCCTGTGGTATGGATCTGGGGTTCTGCCGTTCTGATCGATCTGGCGACAGGTTTTAATGGAAATATTATTTCGCTTTCCAAATATTACAGATTTAATATTCTGATCATGCTTCTCCTGGCAGGTCTTACAGTGGGACTGAATTATTATTTTATTAAAAATACAGATCTAAAACTAATCGGAATCGCTTTATCTACGGCAATTTCATTAACCACTTATAATGTTATTAAGATCGCTTTCAACTACTTTGTTTTCAAGGTTTCTCCTTTGAGCATCGAAATGATCTTTGTTTCTATTATCTGTACTTTAGCGATTACTGTAGCCATTGTACTCCCTAATTTCAACAATAACCTGATCAACCTGATTTACAAACCGGCTGTTGTTTTATTACTGATCTATATTGGTAATTATTTCACAAAAGTATTTCCACTTGAGGATTATCTGAACGCAAAATTTATCAAGAGTATTTTTAAATTTAAATAG
- a CDS encoding energy transducer TonB, whose translation MKHLNQNQEFRFNEILFEHRNKEYGAYALRNESDRILTKALFVGVSLLAAVSITPLIISAFRTEPSVHVPVDGPPLVIKLKKVDQIEKPPLQIEKTVVLPEKVKTIDKRLPEPKAEVTHEKVVEKIEGAVAGTENNNDGLIAKTSYHSAPPQAGPGPAVPYVPPTPPAPVPDNHIAAAGELSAEAAFSGGIDSFRNKMINKFDSSGFEGQGDTMRTVITFVVEKDGTISGIKANGADAEFNKEAMRAIKSIGGTWKPAKNKQGENVRSYFKFPITMNFE comes from the coding sequence ATGAAACACCTAAACCAAAATCAGGAATTTCGTTTCAACGAAATCCTTTTTGAGCACCGAAACAAAGAATACGGTGCCTATGCATTAAGAAATGAATCGGATAGAATATTAACCAAAGCATTGTTTGTGGGCGTGAGTCTATTGGCCGCTGTTTCAATAACGCCGCTTATCATTTCAGCATTCAGAACTGAACCCTCTGTACATGTACCTGTAGATGGACCTCCACTAGTTATTAAGCTAAAAAAGGTCGATCAAATAGAAAAACCGCCTTTGCAGATTGAAAAGACTGTTGTCCTACCTGAAAAGGTTAAAACTATTGATAAAAGGCTGCCAGAGCCTAAGGCAGAAGTAACTCATGAGAAAGTGGTAGAGAAAATTGAAGGGGCAGTAGCTGGAACAGAAAATAATAATGATGGATTAATTGCGAAAACTAGCTATCATTCAGCTCCGCCTCAAGCTGGCCCGGGTCCTGCCGTTCCTTATGTTCCACCAACCCCACCAGCTCCGGTTCCTGATAATCACATTGCAGCTGCCGGAGAATTAAGCGCTGAGGCTGCATTTTCTGGAGGAATTGATTCATTCAGAAATAAAATGATCAATAAATTTGATTCATCAGGTTTTGAAGGGCAGGGAGATACTATGAGAACCGTGATTACTTTTGTAGTAGAAAAAGATGGAACTATTTCCGGAATCAAAGCGAACGGGGCAGATGCTGAATTTAATAAAGAAGCTATGAGAGCCATTAAAAGCATTGGCGGAACATGGAAACCAGCTAAAAACAAACAGGGTGAAAACGTAAGAAGTTATTTCAAATTTCCAATCACGATGAACTTTGAATAA
- a CDS encoding DUF5683 domain-containing protein produces the protein MKKIFFTFLLCTFAFAYSQVTPGDTIRIGPLPKDSVAVINTVKPTKSVKTEAKIVEDLENANGPTKKTIKLNPTRAGLYSAVFPGLGQYYNKRYIKIPIVWGAVGAGIGYTIWSNNQYKKYREYYVAKLNGTPNEFVDSHPWLDKKAFGNAQDRYKRQRDYAIAITSLIYILNIVDAVVDAHLYESRHDPDLTFNPTVIQDQYGYAAPKTGLSLSYRF, from the coding sequence ATGAAGAAAATATTTTTCACTTTTCTTTTGTGCACTTTTGCTTTCGCTTATTCGCAGGTAACCCCGGGCGACACCATTCGTATTGGTCCTCTTCCGAAGGACAGTGTTGCTGTTATTAATACGGTAAAACCTACAAAATCTGTAAAAACAGAAGCTAAGATCGTAGAAGATCTTGAAAATGCAAATGGCCCCACAAAGAAAACCATCAAGCTGAATCCTACAAGAGCCGGGCTGTATTCTGCAGTATTTCCGGGTCTGGGACAGTATTATAACAAGAGATACATCAAAATCCCTATTGTCTGGGGAGCGGTAGGAGCCGGTATTGGATACACGATCTGGAGCAATAACCAGTACAAAAAATACCGTGAATATTACGTAGCAAAGCTTAACGGTACACCCAATGAATTTGTAGACAGTCATCCGTGGCTTGATAAAAAAGCTTTTGGGAATGCTCAGGACAGGTACAAAAGGCAAAGAGATTATGCTATTGCCATTACCAGTCTTATTTACATTCTTAATATTGTAGATGCCGTAGTAGATGCCCATCTTTATGAAAGCCGCCATGACCCTGATCTTACCTTCAATCCAACGGTTATACAGGATCAGTACGGATATGCAGCTCCGAAAACTGGCCTGAGTTTAAGTTATAGATTTTAA
- a CDS encoding FkbM family methyltransferase — protein MSLYQKIAEKLQYISPSFYKKRYFKNLNNLTQDNFSGRNVEPELVWIKEYLPNSAVILDIGANVGTFLYQLENKLNHENIYGFEPNKKLYHRLKRLFPRMRVLPLALSDENTTAEFKIPMINGRLIASRGTLNTSYKEKGEEKSYTEKVKVIKLDDWAAIEHFSRLDFIKIDVEGNEMKTLYGAKKIIKQFLPTLMVEMEQRHHENPIWNDISEVKSWGYDARYLNRESFKLELLTEEILIRNTNDEKNKTSYINNIIFTPKNH, from the coding sequence ATGTCTTTATACCAAAAAATTGCAGAAAAACTACAATATATAAGTCCGAGTTTTTATAAGAAAAGATATTTTAAGAATTTAAACAATCTTACTCAAGATAATTTTTCGGGCCGGAATGTAGAACCGGAACTGGTATGGATCAAGGAGTACCTTCCCAACAGTGCTGTAATTCTGGACATCGGAGCCAATGTTGGAACTTTTCTTTATCAGCTGGAGAACAAGCTGAATCATGAAAATATTTATGGTTTTGAACCGAACAAAAAGCTCTATCATCGTTTGAAAAGACTTTTTCCAAGAATGAGGGTATTACCCTTAGCGCTTTCTGATGAAAACACGACAGCTGAATTTAAGATCCCGATGATCAACGGCAGACTGATTGCTTCCCGCGGTACCTTGAATACTTCCTATAAAGAAAAAGGAGAAGAAAAGAGCTACACAGAAAAGGTAAAGGTGATCAAACTGGATGACTGGGCCGCCATAGAACATTTCAGCAGGCTGGATTTCATCAAAATAGATGTGGAAGGAAACGAAATGAAAACACTGTACGGCGCCAAGAAGATCATCAAGCAATTTCTTCCGACACTGATGGTTGAAATGGAACAAAGACACCACGAAAATCCTATATGGAACGACATTTCTGAAGTGAAAAGCTGGGGATACGACGCCCGATATCTTAACCGTGAAAGTTTTAAGCTGGAACTTCTGACTGAAGAGATCCTGATACGCAATACAAACGATGAAAAAAATAAGACGAGCTATATCAACAATATTATTTTCACGCCAAAAAACCATTAA
- the aspA gene encoding aspartate ammonia-lyase codes for MENFRKESDLLGELNVPIDAYYGVQTQRAIDNFKISGQLLSSYPDFIKGLAFVKKAAAKTNYELGLLEETLYFKIAEACDEIAGGKYHDQFPVDMIQGGAGTSINMNANEVIANIVLEKLGKNKGEYEFCSPNDHVNLSQSTNDAYPTAIKMGLLHMNIGLVERLEKIVEAFRAKGGEFHDVIKMGRTQLQDAVPMTLGQEFEAYAATLEEDISKLNNNANLFVEVNMGATAIGTGINAPIGYATLCAKNLAQITGFSVVSAPNLVEATPDTGSYVIYSSATKRLAVKLSKICNDLRLLSSGPRAGLFEINLPPMQPGSSIMPGKVNPVIPEVVNQVCFKVFGNDLTVTFAAEAGQLQLNVMEPVLSHAIMENINFLCNALDTLRDKCIVGITANKEICLNMVKHSIGIVTALNPYIGYKKSTEIAKEALETGNSVYNLVLEKGILSQEKLDEILDPKNMLKPHNK; via the coding sequence ATGGAAAATTTCAGAAAAGAGAGTGATCTTTTAGGAGAGTTAAATGTACCTATAGATGCTTATTACGGAGTACAGACGCAGAGAGCGATCGATAACTTCAAAATTTCGGGACAGCTTCTGTCTTCCTACCCGGACTTTATCAAAGGTCTGGCTTTCGTAAAAAAAGCAGCAGCAAAAACGAATTATGAATTAGGTTTACTAGAGGAGACTCTTTACTTCAAAATAGCAGAAGCATGTGATGAAATAGCAGGAGGGAAGTATCACGATCAGTTTCCTGTGGATATGATCCAGGGAGGAGCCGGAACCTCAATCAATATGAATGCGAACGAGGTGATCGCTAATATCGTTTTAGAAAAATTAGGAAAAAATAAAGGAGAGTACGAATTCTGTTCACCCAATGATCATGTCAATCTTTCTCAATCGACCAACGATGCCTATCCTACAGCCATTAAAATGGGATTGCTGCACATGAATATCGGTCTTGTTGAAAGACTTGAGAAAATTGTTGAAGCTTTCCGTGCAAAAGGCGGCGAATTTCACGATGTGATCAAAATGGGGCGTACCCAGCTTCAGGATGCTGTTCCAATGACATTAGGACAGGAATTTGAAGCGTATGCTGCTACTTTGGAAGAGGATATTTCCAAATTAAACAACAACGCGAATCTTTTTGTTGAAGTCAATATGGGAGCTACTGCCATCGGAACAGGAATCAATGCTCCGATAGGATATGCTACACTTTGTGCTAAAAATCTTGCTCAGATCACAGGTTTTTCGGTTGTTTCTGCACCGAATCTTGTTGAGGCCACACCGGATACAGGCTCATATGTCATCTATTCTTCGGCTACAAAACGTCTTGCAGTGAAGCTTTCAAAAATCTGTAATGATTTGAGACTGCTTTCTTCAGGTCCCAGAGCCGGATTGTTTGAGATCAACCTTCCTCCAATGCAGCCGGGGTCATCTATTATGCCTGGAAAAGTAAATCCTGTTATTCCGGAAGTCGTGAATCAGGTATGCTTTAAAGTATTTGGAAATGATCTTACTGTAACCTTTGCTGCGGAAGCAGGCCAGCTGCAGCTTAATGTCATGGAACCTGTCCTTTCACACGCCATCATGGAAAATATTAATTTCCTTTGTAACGCCCTGGATACGCTTCGTGATAAATGTATCGTAGGAATTACAGCAAATAAAGAAATCTGCCTGAATATGGTAAAACACAGCATCGGTATCGTAACAGCTCTTAACCCGTATATCGGGTACAAGAAATCGACGGAGATTGCAAAAGAAGCTTTAGAAACCGGAAACAGTGTTTATAATCTTGTTTTGGAAAAAGGAATTCTTTCCCAGGAAAAATTAGATGAAATTCTTGATCCTAAAAACATGCTGAAGCCACACAACAAATAA